A window of the Tursiops truncatus isolate mTurTru1 chromosome 14, mTurTru1.mat.Y, whole genome shotgun sequence genome harbors these coding sequences:
- the LOC101326257 gene encoding developmental pluripotency-associated protein 2 produces the protein MAHPNCEKNFFEKVLGEENMVLTLIPVNEEIVEDHLMEPSVSSTSEVKVESLSSDDQVHPPQTDEQFKACPKSSCSKPIYPLPTILPPINNVSRDTLRKWYQQLNLSTDGQKIEVYLRLQKHAYPEKDQYIPESSREARLQSCPGKHKTVTKTASVQKRKMSENEERTNMVEVITSAQAAMLAAWSRVAARAVQPKAVNSRPLPTSVESFLPQASGVRWCVVHGRPLLADTEGWVRLQFHAGQTWVPNTPRRMISLFMLPACTFPSPDLEDNMLCPECAKGNKKIMKRLIAMGKRKKPGLDIPTSLLLDGPCLNTK, from the coding sequence ATGGCACACCCAAATTGTGAGAAGAATTTCTTTGAAAAGGTCTTAGGTGAAGAAAATATGGTTCTTACATTGATTCCAGTCAATGAGGAAATTGTTGAAGACCATCTAATGGAACCAAGTGTTTCTTCAACTTCAGAAGTCAAAGTGGAGTCACTGAGTTCAGATGACCAAGTTCATCCTCCTCAAACAGATGAACAGTTCAAAGCTTGCCCAAAATCTAGTTGTAGTAAACCTATTTATCCCTTGCCAACCATATTGCCTCCAATTAACAACGTGAGTCGGGATACTTTGCGGAAATGGTACCAACAACTTAATTTGAGTACCGATGGTCAGAAAATAGAGGTTTATCTGAGACTCCAGAAACATGCTTATCCTGAAAAAGATCAGTATATTCCTGAATCATCACGGGAGGCCAGATTGCAGTCATGTCCAGGAAAACACAAGACGGTGACCAAGACAGCAAGTGTTCAGAAAAGGAAGATGAGTGAGAATGAGGAAAGGACTAACATGGTTGAAGTGATAACTTCAGCTCAGGCAGCCATGTTGGCAGCATGGTCAAGAGTTGCTGCAAGAGCTGTTCAACCTAAGGCTGTAAATTCACGTCCCCTGCCTACCTCTGTTGAGTCCTTTCTGCCGCAAGCTTCCGGTGTCCGGTGGTGTGTGGTCCATGGCAGACCACTCTTGGCAGACACAGAAGGATGGGTTCGCCTGCAGTTCCATGCAGGTCAGACCTGGGTGCCTAACACTCCCAGGAGGATGATTTCTCTCTTCATGTTACCTGCCTGCACTTTCCCATCCCCAGACCTAGAAGATAATATGTTATGTCCCGAATGTGCTAAGGggaataagaaaattatgaaaagattAATTGcaatggggaagaggaagaaacctGGTTTGGACATACCAACATCGTTGCTTTTAGATGGGCCATGtcttaatacaaaataa